From Struthio camelus isolate bStrCam1 chromosome 7, bStrCam1.hap1, whole genome shotgun sequence, a single genomic window includes:
- the KCNK18 gene encoding potassium channel subfamily K member 18, with amino-acid sequence MTENEEIFKEKIHVLLTTAERDWFVNPKDIWTFFGSLFFCCTVFTTVGYGNTYPMTRTGKYLCMLYALFGIPLMFLVLTDMGDILATVLSKCYNEFRKLQSKILASKFCSGSTCKKESETKSRVSALMKSKAVINEPLSIVEALKSQSAVKRKSIQYRNAEIFEMLIARENEYTKTSRTKSIERWSSCPELERGKTMTSVIENFDKIGKELEKLDVPIVLMVLVIFVYISCAAAILPNWETRLDFQEAFYFCFITLTTIGFGDTQLEHPKFFLFFSLYIIIGMEIVFIAFKLGQDRLIAFYKKVISFCGKKKITPKKIYPK; translated from the exons ATGACAGAAAATGAGgagatatttaaggaaaaaatccaTGTGCTGCTCACCACAGCTGAACGAGACTGGTTTGTCAATCCAAAAGACATATGGACTTTCTTTGGGTCTCTCTTTTTTTGCTGCACAGTGTTCACAACAGTGG GCTATGGTAATACCTATCCCATGACCCGGACTGGGAAATATCTCTGTATGTTGTATGCTTTATTTGGCATCCCTCTGATGTTCTTGGTCCTGACAGACATGGGAGACATCCTTGCAACCGTCTTATCCAAGTGTTACAATGAATTCAGAAAACTACAGTCAAAAATTCTAGCCTCTAAATTCTGTTCTGGATCTACATGTAAAAAAGAGAGTGAAACAAAATCCAGAGTATCAGCGCTGATGAAGTCTAAAGCAGTCATAAATGAACCCTTGAGTATTGTGGAAGCGCTGAAAAGTCAGTCAGCTGTTAAAAGGAAGTCAATTCAATATCGCAATGCTGAAATTTTTGAGATGTTAATTGCCAGAGAAAATGAATACACAAAGACATCAAGAACTAAAAGCATTGAAAGATGGAGTTCATGTCCTGAACTAGAGAGGGGAAAGACAATGACGAGTGTAATTGAGAATTTTGACAAAATAGGAAAAGAGTTAGAAAAATTAGATGTGCCCATTGTGTTAATGGTACTCGTTATCTTTGTGTACATCTCCTGTGCAGCTGCTATTCTTCCAAACTGGGAAACCAGGCTGGATTTTCAGGAAGCCTTCTACTTCTGCTTTATCACCTTGACTACTATTGGGTTTGGAGATACACAACTGGAACATCCcaagtttttcttgtttttttccctctatatCATTATTGGCATGGAAATTGTCTTCATTGCTTTTAAGCTGGGCCAAGACCGCTTAATTGCTTTTTATAAAAAGGTGATTTCATTCTGTGGGAAGAAAAAGATTACACCAAAAAAGATATATCCAAAATAA